The sequence below is a genomic window from Nicotiana tomentosiformis chromosome 6, ASM39032v3, whole genome shotgun sequence.
TCAGTGCCAAGATAAAACCAAGTCAAATTTTTTATAGATCAGTTCCTCATCGCAAACTTTCGGTTTGTCAACAAGCATGCGGTGTATGGTAACATCAACAAAAATGACTCTTGACTATCTTCTACTGCATCTCTCCATTTAGTGATAACTGATTAGTGATTACTATCACAGAGGTAAAGGATTCCTTGAATTTTCTACTCGATATCAATGATTGCTAATCCTTCTGAGTTCTGACCATTTAATTTACTGTTTTACCAGCAAGTTTTGACTAAGATATAAGGTGACTAATTCCCAATTCAGCCTAAGATGGAAAAATCATAATCAAGTCCAGAAATTTATAGGAAGAGAACATTTAGTAGCATATCATTTAACAAACAAATTCTACAGCCAAGTCAAAATTGCCCTGAACTTCTTAGGCTGTTCCATGAGGAAAGACTATATACCACATCATGGAAAAGAACACAAAGCAACTTACTTGCAATGGGAGTATAAAGTTGGATATTAAAGAGTCTATGGAGCACATTTCACATAATGCTGCAATGGCATGGCAGGCCTCAATTCCTTTCTGCCCACCTCCAAAGGCATTGTACGCTGATCCATAAATAGAAACTTCTGGTTCTTGACTGGGAACTTCATTATTTGTAGCTAAAGCTTCATCAATGCTTGTTTCAGGATCTTCCTCAGCATTGTCATCCGCTTCATCAAGAATATCAAAGTCCGCAGAAACTTTGCCAGAGAGAGCCTTCAAAGCATCCCCACTAACAGAAGGCCAGCCACTGGCAGTGTACATCTCAGTGTCGATAAGATCACAAATTCTATGTAGTCGGATTTTACGAAATTTGGTGGGAGCCTTCTTTCCTTCTTCAATTACTTTATCAACATTTGGAACTTTGAATTCTTTCTCATATGGTAGACTCTCATCAGAATTCTTTCTGTTCAGAAATTATTtttggaaagaaaaagaaaatcaaatgcaAGGTATTTTCGGACTGAATAAGCATAAGACAACCTGAAGAAAAAACGAAACCAAAGACATTATATGCTGCCATAGCTTAATGTGAAATTGTGGTAACATACTCCAACGCAAAACTTCCAGGAGGTTAACTGGATTTTATTGTAGTTGTATAAATGGCATCTGGAAATTAACAAGAACATGGATCCTCGAAAGTTGAATCTCATGCACGAGGACGCCATCACCTCTCGTAGGTGAAATTTGAATAGAGGCAGCGCAGAGATTGAAATATAGATGCTCGTACTTGGTCTTTTGGTTTAGCTATTTAGGTACTATACTCCGACTCCTCAATTCCCTCCCTTTTGTGGGAGCTAGAGTTTTTGCAATGTATATACTTTACACCTCCCATGTACCTTAGATAAGCAATAAAATCTAACTTTACTCAATAACAATATAAGATAGGATTTGCAGAGAAGCTTATGATCAATAACAAATATTAAATCAGCAAAAGCATGATTGCATTGTGGCTCATGTTCTTCATGTGGTGATTACACTTTATGTACATATTTTATTGCCCTGTGTGTCATTGCGGGATTTGCCAAGGAAAGCTGCTCAACCATAATTGATTGCATATAGCAAAAATCAATAATATTCTACACTGGTGAAAGAGTACAGAGGGGGATGCTATTTGACTACCAGACACACAGATGAACGAGAAATGTGTGATATGCAAAATGCAAGTTATTCGACACACTAAACATTTAGATTAAGTTTCTTCGCAAGAAAGTAATTTTTGGAAAGCTTTATACCTATTCTGGATACCACCAAAAAACAGCTGCCGCAACTGTGTATCACTTCCAACATTCATGTACTTTGAATCAGGACAGTACTTAGCTGCCCAGTTACGAAATCTATTAGCAGCAACCTGCTGCTCAGCTTTAGCCACTTTCTCAATCTCAGCAAGATAGGCACGGTCAACCAGCACACCCTCGGTTTCCATTTGAACTAGAAGCTCACCAAATGGACGCCAGTATTTCTCATAAAACTCATACATTGATCCTTTACGAACTCCATCGAATGTCCAGATCCGTTTAGACAGTTTATTCTTCAAACTCTCGTAAAGCATCAATGTGCTTATGGAGTCTAGTGCAGAATAACAAATCCATAGTTCTCTTTCAGTTTTTTGCAACTCTTCAACAGAAGGAATGACAGTAACTTTACCCTCAGTTCCGTCTTTCTTCAGCTTTTTCCGACCAAAGATCGTTTTCATAGATATTTTACCAAACAGACCTTCACCATGGAACAGCCTTTCAGCATGGACCGGTCTAGCATCACGCATGACAGTGGAATCACCTGTTAGTGCCTCTAGTGAATAACCACCTGAAGTTCGCCTAGAGGAATCCCAAAGTCGTGCCATGTGCATTGTGTCAGCGTGAAAGCCAGATACTTTAAACCCATAGTTCTCGATGACATGGTTGTCAAAGCTATAATTGTGCCAAACCTACAGAAAAACCACTGCACATTATAATTTGTATGTTAATGGTATATGATATGATGCAGTAAATGACACAAGCCATGAACAAAGATCTTCAATAGACAGCCACAAAAGAAGGCATTTGGAGGAACAAACGTAACCAAATTAAGTAACCATCATAAAAGAGCTACCTTTCTAATGGATGGGTCTTGGAAAAATGGAGCAAATTCAACTAAGAGGTTCTTGCCACCTCCATCAAGAACATCTACCCAGATACAAGATTTCCCATCACCAAAATCAGCCTCTGGTCCAGAATAAATACTGAAGCATATAATTTCTCCATGATCAACAGGTGTTTGCTGCTTAACATCAATCTTTGCTACCTGCGTATGATTGATCAAAAAGGGTAAATAAGCTCTAAAGTGGCTGAGCGACAAATTAAATTGCAAATGAAGAATTCTCCATGTGCATGGAAATCTCAAGAAATCAGAAGAACCAAACAAAACTAAGATAGACGTGCCTCTGTATCACACGCATGGACGAGATGCCTGTACCGACTTGTAAGTTTTCTGACAATTTCCTTAGCTGCTGATAAATTGTCAACTATATGAACTTTGTCATACATTGCACCCAGCCTCTCACGGAGGGAAACCTGACTTACACCTGATCCTTCATCACTGACAATCCTAGTCTTGGTTCCATTCACGACATCAGTTGCCATGGATTGAATTGCATTCTTTTCCATTTTATTAGTTGCACGCTCCAGGATAACCCCTTTTGCATTGGCCTCAGCTCCATTCATGACATCAGCTGTCACGGCTTGAATTACATTCTTCTCCATTTTATTCATAGCACGCTCCTGGATAACACCTTTTGCTTTGACAGTAACTACCTTGGTCTCGGTCCCATTCACACTGTGTCTTAGTTGATCAGATGCATGACCCTCCCTTAGTTTATTTACCTTCTCCAACTTTGCTTCCATAATTTTGCTTGATAATTGCCCATTAAGATGGGAATCTTTTGATAAGGGTTTGTAATGAGATACATTAGAACCATCAACCTCATTTACTGACCTAGCTCCATTGACTCTTGAATGGTTAAGACCTACAGATAATTGTGGCAAATGGTTTTCATACTCTCTCCAgtttccaactaccttcttttCTCCTCCGGCAGGGTTATAAGGTGGTTTGCTTTTTGAAGATAAGTTGCCTCCTAAAATACAGGTTGTGGCAGAATAGCTAGAGGTGATGCGTTCACGCATCATTCTCGTATTGACTTCAGTTGGAACATCAAAAAATTCATCTTTCACCTTCCGATTTGTAGAGGCACTAACATTGCAATTTGCTGCTGAAATCTTTTTGTAACTATTATAAGAGCTTTTAGCTTTAGAAGCTTTAAGAGCATTAGTTTCAGTGATCCATCCGTAAGTACTGTCTTCCTCAATTTTATGTTGTAGTCCACTAGAAAATAACTTCCTTTCGTGACTTGATATTTGTTTAATGGAATCGCCAAGCACTGCTAAGCTGAACGATGCATTTTCTACACTCTGAGTTTTGCAATCTTCCCGCCTGCAAATGATAATCAGTTTTGAATAGAAAAAGAACTGGGACTTGGTAATCTAACATTCAATCGCTGGCATTGTGCTTTCTATTCTCTCCCTATTCATCAGATCATACATTGTCGAAAACATATTCACATATATCTTAACTGGCATAAGTATCTGCATTACAGTGGTGAGTGGACAAAGAAGCAAAAATTCCTCTTCGTCAAAGAAAATAAGTGtcaatttttacaaaataatatgatgggatgatGTTTCATGATCAGCAATATATTCCAAATTTCCATAATCAGCACAAAGTCGGCACCCTCCACACACCATAAGTAGAACTTAAGAAACAGCACTAGAATAATTCTCCACTGTGACCTTAGAAAGCTGATAATTGGTCCACCATCTTCGTCCTAACTGTAATGCCAACTATCTACTGATACTTTTTACAAAgtaattttattaacaacttcaaaAGCAAGGACGGGTGTACAAAAGTATCACTCGACTTGTTTCTAAGTGTCTAGGGAGCGTATAAAGTCTAGTAGTATATTCTCAAAATCGTTTACAGAATCCTACTGCACTTTTGCAAGCATTTAAACTTTACAAAAGACAAGGGTAATAAGTAAattaagaaacaaaaaaaaaaaatcaaatagtaGTATTCACACTGCATTCCAAAACAAGTGGCAGACAGTAAGCAAATAAAACAAAAGTCACACAAATGTTAAAGACATATTTAAGACCACAATCAAAAGTACTTTTTCTTAATCAGCCAAACTATGAATTGAAACGGAGAAAGTATTATTATAATAAAAAGAAAAGGTAGAAAAGGGAGGGACAAACCTGTGGAGGGCTTTACCAGAAGAAGCCCAAAAGGAGCGAGAAGAGGAGAAGGAATGAGGGGAAAACCAA
It includes:
- the LOC104104074 gene encoding DNA polymerase I B, chloroplastic/mitochondrial-like isoform X2, which encodes MAFLGFSVQSSPFKPTSYLWFSPHSFSSSRSFWASSGKALHRREDCKTQSVENASFSLAVLGDSIKQISSHERKLFSSGLQHKIEEDSTYGWITETNALKASKAKSSYNSYKKISAANCNVSASTNRKVKDEFFDVPTEVNTRMMRERITSSYSATTCILGGNLSSKSKPPYNPAGGEKKVVGNWREYENHLPQLSVGLNHSRVNGARSVNEVDGSNVSHYKPLSKDSHLNGQLSSKIMEAKLEKVNKLREGHASDQLRHSVNGTETKVVTVKAKGVIQERAMNKMEKNVIQAVTADVMNGAEANAKGVILERATNKMEKNAIQSMATDVVNGTKTRIVSDEGSGVSQVSLRERLGAMYDKVHIVDNLSAAKEIVRKLTSRYRHLVHACDTEAPKIDVKQQTPVDHGEIICFSIYSGPEADFGDGKSCIWVDVLDGGGKNLLVEFAPFFQDPSIRKVWHNYSFDNHVIENYGFKVSGFHADTMHMARLWDSSRRTSGGYSLEALTGDSTVMRDARPVHAERLFHGEGLFGKISMKTIFGRKKLKKDGTEGKVTVIPSVEELQKTERELWICYSALDSISTLMLYESLKNKLSKRIWTFDGVRKGSMYEFYEKYWRPFGELLVQMETEGVLVDRAYLAEIEKVAKAEQQVAANRFRNWAAKYCPDSKYMNVGSDTQLRQLFFGGIQNRKNSDESLPYEKEFKVPNVDKVIEEGKKAPTKFRKIRLHRICDLIDTEMYTASGWPSVSGDALKALSGKVSADFDILDEADDNAEEDPETSIDEALATNNEVPSQEPEVSIYGSAYNAFGGGQKGIEACHAIAALCEMCSIDSLISNFILPLQGQDVSGENGRIHCSLNINTETGRLSARRPNLQNQPALEKDRYKIRQAFVAAQGNSLIVADYGQLELRILAHLANCKSMLDAFKAGGDFHSRTAMNMYTHIREAVENGQVLLEWHPQPGEEKPPVPLLKDAFGSERRKAKMLNFSIAYGKTTIGLARDWKVSIKEAKETVDRWYSDRKEVSDWQEQRKFEAREFRRVHTLLGRARWFPSVKNATGSVKGHIERAAINTPVQGSAADVAMCAMLEISKNARLEELGWKLLLQVHDEVILEGPEESENEAMAIVVDCMSKPFGGKNILRVDLSVDSKCAKNWYSAK
- the LOC104104074 gene encoding DNA polymerase I B, chloroplastic/mitochondrial-like isoform X1 → MAFLGFSVQSSPFKPTSYLWFSPHSFSSSRSFWASSGKALHRREDCKTQSVENASFSLAVLGDSIKQISSHERKLFSSGLQHKIEEDSTYGWITETNALKASKAKSSYNSYKKISAANCNVSASTNRKVKDEFFDVPTEVNTRMMRERITSSYSATTCILGGNLSSKSKPPYNPAGGEKKVVGNWREYENHLPQLSVGLNHSRVNGARSVNEVDGSNVSHYKPLSKDSHLNGQLSSKIMEAKLEKVNKLREGHASDQLRHSVNGTETKVVTVKAKGVIQERAMNKMEKNVIQAVTADVMNGAEANAKGVILERATNKMEKNAIQSMATDVVNGTKTRIVSDEGSGVSQVSLRERLGAMYDKVHIVDNLSAAKEIVRKLTSRYRHLVHACDTEVAKIDVKQQTPVDHGEIICFSIYSGPEADFGDGKSCIWVDVLDGGGKNLLVEFAPFFQDPSIRKVWHNYSFDNHVIENYGFKVSGFHADTMHMARLWDSSRRTSGGYSLEALTGDSTVMRDARPVHAERLFHGEGLFGKISMKTIFGRKKLKKDGTEGKVTVIPSVEELQKTERELWICYSALDSISTLMLYESLKNKLSKRIWTFDGVRKGSMYEFYEKYWRPFGELLVQMETEGVLVDRAYLAEIEKVAKAEQQVAANRFRNWAAKYCPDSKYMNVGSDTQLRQLFFGGIQNRKNSDESLPYEKEFKVPNVDKVIEEGKKAPTKFRKIRLHRICDLIDTEMYTASGWPSVSGDALKALSGKVSADFDILDEADDNAEEDPETSIDEALATNNEVPSQEPEVSIYGSAYNAFGGGQKGIEACHAIAALCEMCSIDSLISNFILPLQGQDVSGENGRIHCSLNINTETGRLSARRPNLQNQPALEKDRYKIRQAFVAAQGNSLIVADYGQLELRILAHLANCKSMLDAFKAGGDFHSRTAMNMYTHIREAVENGQVLLEWHPQPGEEKPPVPLLKDAFGSERRKAKMLNFSIAYGKTTIGLARDWKVSIKEAKETVDRWYSDRKEVSDWQEQRKFEAREFRRVHTLLGRARWFPSVKNATGSVKGHIERAAINTPVQGSAADVAMCAMLEISKNARLEELGWKLLLQVHDEVILEGPEESENEAMAIVVDCMSKPFGGKNILRVDLSVDSKCAKNWYSAK